ggtggtggtggggctgGGAGAGTCCAGTCCAAGAAACAAGCAGGCAGGCGAGAGGTGTGAGGAAGCAGCAAGAGAACAACAGGAATGGAATGCACGGGGGAGAAATCGAACGATGCCACTTtgcttctctctctctcatctttttttttccctctcccaCCTTTTCTCAACTTTTTTTTggtaagtttttttttttgttttccttTCTACTATCTATCTCACTAACAGTTCTATCCTTTTGAGAGGAGGGGGGAGGGTGTAGTTGAACTGTTTCGCTTTTGCCCCGCCTACTGCTGAAAGATTCTCCCTCTTTCAGGTCAAAGAAGTGAAAGCAAAAGCAGCAAACAATTGAGGTGGTGACATGGAGGATGCAAAAGGAGATGCTGCCATGGCCTGGCCCCCAGCTGCCTCACGCACCATATTCCCCTGCCGCCGATTCGCGCCCGGGCGTATCCATACATATACCGCCGGAGGTGGAGACGGAGCCGGAATATCTCCCCAGGCGGTGGAGTCCAAGGAAAGGAACCCACcacccggccggccgcccgcccAGCCGCCTATAAGAACCGGCCCGCAGCGGAACCGATCGCTTGCCGCCGTTGCTGTCGCCGCGGTAGAAGCAGCCGCCGTCGTCTCCTGCGACTCCGGCCGCCGCGGCTTCTCATGctggccacgccgccgccgacgctgcGACTGCGATACGAAGCGCCGCGGTGGTGGGCACGCTGGAAATGGCATCGTCGTGTGGTggcggccagcagcagcagggcgGCGAGGCCAGGGCGCGGCTCAGGTGGACGCGCCAGCTGCACGACCGCTTCGTGCTCGCCGTGGCCCAGCTCGGCGGCGCCGACAGTAAGTCGTCGTCGCTGCTCGCTCGCTCATTCGCTGGCCCTCCGACTTGCTTTGATCTCTGATCACGACCTTCGATCTCTCGTTGGCATTGCAGGGGCGACGCCCAAGTCCGTCCTGAGGGCCATGGCCGTGCCGGGGCTCACGCTCTACCACCTCAAGAGCCACCTCCAGGTCCCCacctcgccggccgccggcaaAATTCATTTCTCTTGATTGCGAGCTCCACTCGAACTGTATTCTGGCTCCTTCTGCTGCAGAAGTACCGGCTGGCGGTGAGCCGAGGCTTCATCACCACGCCCCCCGGCGAAGGCTCCAACGACCCGTGGTCATCCTCCTCGGAGGGCCAGCCGGACGAGTACGACGAGGACGCGGCCGCCGAGTGGCGTGGTGCATTTGCCGCCGCCgacggtggcgccgccggcacTAAAGAAGCTCCCTGCGATTCTCCCAGGAGCATGGCGCGGATGCAGAGGGAGGTGCAGAGGAAGCTCCAGGAGCAGGTCGAGGTAAACGATCGATCGATCACCATTCCGAGTTCCTGGCATGCCGATCAAGCAAGCTTATGGGTTCCATGCGTGCTTGGCTTGGCAGGTCCAGCGGCACCTGCAGCTGAGGATCGAGGCGCAGGGGAGGTACCTGCAGTCGGTGCTGCGCCGGGCGGAGGAAGTCCTCGCCGACCACAGCCTCGGCTCGCCGGCAGCCATGGCGGAGCTCTCGGAGCTGGCCTCAGCGGTGGAGTCCGGGTGcctgtcctcctcctcctcgccctcgccgtccccgccgcgccgccgctccgccgacAGCTGCATcacgtcctcctcctcggaggccGAGAGCCAGGCCGGCACGGGGTCCAAGAGGCCGTGCACGTGCGCCGCCGAGCAGCCGGTGCAGGGCAAGAGGACCTTCCTGCAGAGCCACGAGGCAGGGGAAGCAGACGCAGACGCAGAAGCAGAGGACGGCAGCTCACCAGAGATCGATCTCAACAGGTAGGGGAAGAACAGAAGACGATCGCGATCATAAGCATCTCTGCTGCATGTGCGGAGCATCGGGAACAGGGGATGATTGGTGGTGCGGCCTCCAAGGTTGGGACCAGGCTTTTCAGCAATGTCTGATGCTGCTGCAACGGCTGGTGATGCTACACTGCAAGCCTGCAGCAACCACACTGCTCTTCATTCCATAATATGATACATCTATATTTTTCATTTATGCATATGGTTCTTGTGTTTCATGTACCTctgtaaaaaaaagaaaaacctcCGACTGGAACTAGAGGCAGGCCCAGCTGCAGGTGAGGCACATGCAGCATGCTTGAGGTGCAATGCAAGGATGCATGTATAGTTATAGAACTGTGGTAGCTAGTACTCCATCATATGCCATCAGTAAGATTGATGCCTTAACAGGGCAATGGGATGGGAGCTGGAAATGGTTTGGAATGTAAGCTAAGATTAAAAGTTCAAACCTGGGTTCAGTGCACAATAACAAGTTCAGTTACAGAAGTTAGAGGACAAGTTAAGCCCTCACATCGGTAACGGATGATTAGTAAGGCAGTAAAAAAGCAGGCACAAGTGCAGTTTTCTTAAAGTAAAAATGGTGAGCAAATTATCATGGATTTGCATACACAACCGAAGATTGAAACTTGAAATGCTACGCAATGGATATATTAATTAATTGCATTTGAGAGGATTTAGCAATATTTCCTTCACCTAACTTAGATGCTAATAAAAAAGAAAACAGACAAACCAAAGAATCTTACACAGTTAGCATGAGAAAAGGCTGAACCCATGGTCATGACGCCCAGCCTAAAGTTTTCGAAGAACACTTCTGTTTTCGCCAGTTCATCAGTGGCGCCTCCTCCACTTGGTGCCCAAGTCCACTCCAATTTGGAGCCAAGTGGCTCAGATCCATCCAGTAACCCCACTCCTGAAATATTCTTCCAGTTCACTAATCCTACAAGCTCGGACACTTGCTTCCAGCGACTTTTTATTCCATGCGCATTGTTCAAGCTTGCGTACCCCTGATGGAAAAAGGAATCAAAGAATATGAGCGGATCATATAGAGACATAAGAGCCGGCCTAGGCTGGATTCCCTGGCTAGTTGCTACGAATGGCTGTTCCTATCCCCAGTGACCAAAACCCATGACCAGGAACGCAATAGACTAAGGGAAGAAACAAGTCAAATAATAACAATCTTTCTGTGCTCATAATCATAGCAAAAGCGTATAAGCAAAGTACAAAGACAGTTTCCAAGGTGCTGAACCTTGGCTAATGGCCGAAAGATAAGACTTTCTGTTCTTCCCTCCAGAAAGGAGATATTGATGATCTGCTACTCTATCATTCGGTGCCGTTTCAGTATTTCGGTGAATTCGGTGGCGGGTCCTCATGAGTTCatgaaagaaagagagaaacgCCTGCCAGTAAACCCGGCCCTGTGATTCTGTCGATGCCTCGGAAACCCTTAGACACCCGTCAGATGGCATTTTCAGGCTTTTGCTTTCAGATGACCGCGACCCACCCGATCAGTGTCGTACTCCATCAACGAGTGGCCGTCCAGTGACGAGAACTTTTTGTTGGCTAATTACTTGTCTTATCTTCCAGATCTAGTATGCTGCTGGTAAGCTGATGCCCATCCGCTTGATGCTCTGTACTGATGGTCTGATAGACTGATACCCTCTGTAACAGGCTTCACTTCACTAGATCCATGAAAAGTAGTAGTTTCTAGAGGGTAGCAGTAGAACTGATTATACATGATTGATTACCTCTTCCAAGCTCTGAACTGGAACTTTTAGGAATGGCAATGGCAATATCAGGCTCTGACTCCAGAACATGTTTCCTTGTTTCTCCGGTCGTTGACCCTTCCTGATTCGAAGAGGCCAACGGAGACAGGTTTAGAGATTAGAAAGGTGCAGGGGCATGGCATTGCCGAGTAATACTCCCTAAAGATAATCAAATGGGAGGACCTACAAGGTGGACAATGAGCAGAGCAACAATATTCAGAATTCTTTCGATATGTCAGAGGAAATCGCGCGATATGTCGCGCCAGAAAGGAAACCCACTGAACAAACATCTAATATGGCGGCCCAATGTCTGAAACAATAGTGTAGTGCCATGGATCAGATAAACAAAGAACGTATGCACGATATCAGATTCCATATGATATTTCATCAAAAAATAAGAAGTGACAATACTATATAGTCTATATTAGGCTGACTCCAACCGGCGCTGCAACCTGCCATGCAAAGGCAAAATGCCTGGGTCGGGTGCACTGTAGCGTGAGGCATCGTCTCCAATCGAGCGTGCATACCGGGCGTGCAAAATGAATCCGAGGTGagagaaagtgcaaaatagCACTCGCTCGGCCGCGAGGCAAAGCACTGGCCTCCAACCGTCGACCCAGGAGAGAAGAACAGGCGGGTGCGTGGCGGAGCTCGAGGCGAGTGCGTTCGGGACTCCTCCACGCGCGGCGGGACTCCAGGCCGGCGACGACGAAGCGCGTGGCGGAGCTCCAGGCGAGTGCGTTCGGGACTTGGGCCTCCACGCGCGGCGGGACTCCAGGCCGGCGACGACGAAGCGCGTGGCGGAGCTCCAGGCGAGTGCGTTCGGGATTTCGGCCTCCACGCGGCGGGACTCCAGGCCGGCGACGACGAAGCGCGTGGCGGAGCTCCAGGCGACCGACGACGAAGGAAGCGGCGGAGGCAAGGCGGTTTGCAAGGTGAGCTCCGCCATTCCCCACCTCGATTCGTTCTTCCGGCGCTAGGGTGTAGGGAGATTTTGGTTTAGGGGTGCAGATCCATGGGATTGGAACCAACCTGTCTCGATTCGTAGTGCTTCGAACTGATTGGGGTCGGATTTGGTCGATTTTAGAGATGCAGAGAAGATTCATTTAGCACAAAAGTAATCCAAAACAAAGGAGGAGGTGTGCAAGGAAATCAGCTCGTGTATGACAAGTGTCCCTGTTCTGTGGATTCGTTTGCATTTCTGACTAAAATCTAGCAGGAAGCCATTTCCACAACctaaaactatttataatagatTCATGTGTAGCTCACAATGGGCCAGATAACTTCAGCTTCACGAGCCACCGCGTTTCTATGATGAGAAACTCACCTGGATGGACTGGTTGGCATTTGGCAATGCAATTCGTGTTCTACTGAAATGTCTGACACATTTTATTTCAGAGAGGGTTTTCTCTTTTGTTTTCTACTTTCGTCGGATGAGGTCCGGGTAATGCTTCTGGTAATATATACTTTCAATGTTAGAATAAGTCATGGATTGGTATATCTCTCTTGTTTCTCGATCCATGAACAATCGGTGTACTTTTCGGTTCAATAGGAGCTGAGCTATCTATGCACCACGCATGGT
The Panicum hallii strain FIL2 chromosome 6, PHallii_v3.1, whole genome shotgun sequence genome window above contains:
- the LOC112898521 gene encoding myb family transcription factor PHL8-like → MASSCGGGQQQQGGEARARLRWTRQLHDRFVLAVAQLGGADRATPKSVLRAMAVPGLTLYHLKSHLQKYRLAVSRGFITTPPGEGSNDPWSSSSEGQPDEYDEDAAAEWRGAFAAADGGAAGTKEAPCDSPRSMARMQREVQRKLQEQVEVQRHLQLRIEAQGRYLQSVLRRAEEVLADHSLGSPAAMAELSELASAVESGCLSSSSSPSPSPPRRRSADSCITSSSSEAESQAGTGSKRPCTCAAEQPVQGKRTFLQSHEAGEADADAEAEDGSSPEIDLNR